A single region of the Marinobacter nanhaiticus D15-8W genome encodes:
- a CDS encoding enoyl-CoA hydratase, whose translation MSDLIQLENRGHVAILTIANPPANTWTEQSLGQLTEIIESLNADRNIYALVITGEGEKFFSAGADLKIFADGDEGRANRMAQAFGQAFETLSGFRGVSIAAVNGYAMGGGLECAMACDIRIAEEHAQMALPEAGVGLLPCAGGTQNLPWLVGEGWAKRMILCGERVKADKALAIGLVEEVVPAGQSLDKAIELAEGACKQSPSSIARCKTLVMSARDGRSHADGWRMERELFVELFSTEDQSEGVNAFLEKRTPEWKNR comes from the coding sequence ATGAGCGACCTGATCCAGCTCGAGAACCGCGGCCATGTGGCGATCCTGACCATCGCCAATCCGCCGGCCAATACCTGGACCGAACAGTCCCTGGGCCAACTGACGGAAATCATCGAATCCCTCAATGCCGACCGCAATATCTATGCGTTGGTGATCACCGGCGAGGGTGAGAAGTTCTTCTCCGCCGGCGCCGACCTGAAGATCTTCGCAGATGGCGACGAAGGCCGCGCCAACCGCATGGCCCAGGCTTTTGGCCAGGCTTTTGAAACCCTGAGCGGTTTCCGCGGCGTATCCATCGCAGCGGTCAACGGCTATGCCATGGGCGGTGGTCTGGAATGCGCCATGGCCTGTGATATCCGCATCGCCGAAGAGCACGCCCAGATGGCGTTGCCGGAAGCCGGTGTTGGTTTGCTGCCTTGCGCTGGCGGTACCCAGAACCTGCCGTGGCTGGTGGGCGAGGGCTGGGCCAAACGGATGATCCTTTGCGGCGAACGGGTGAAGGCAGACAAGGCACTGGCCATCGGTCTGGTGGAAGAAGTCGTGCCTGCCGGCCAGTCCCTGGACAAGGCCATCGAACTGGCGGAAGGGGCCTGCAAGCAAAGTCCTTCTTCCATTGCCCGTTGCAAGACGTTGGTCATGAGCGCCCGCGATGGTCGCTCCCACGCAGACGGCTGGCGTATGGAGCGTGAACTGTTCGTCGAGCTGTTCTCGACCGAAGACCAGAGCGAAGGGGTCAATGCGTTTCTGGAAAAGCGCACACCCGAATGGAAGAACCGTTAA
- a CDS encoding enoyl-CoA hydratase/isomerase family protein: protein MPEQPIIFEEKAAAGGKRIGVAILNQPKALNSISLPMIRDLERQLDEWAKDDGIAAVWLEGAGDKAFCAGGDIVALYRSMTEGSAGPDEGVAFFTEEYALDYQIHTYPKPVVAWGHGFVMGGGVGLLAGASHRVVTEKSRVAMPEVTIGLYPDVGASWFLNHMPGKLGLFIGVTGVHLNAADACYLGMADRMIRNDQREAVLEGLLASTELATNAHAGVTQVLRTFERESVSAMPSSAVRERRDAIQQLMDADDLATQVERIAAYDGDDEWFQRASQTAKTGSPTTMAILERQLRETRLDGLRAVFDKELNLSIRCLQKGEFAEGIRALLIDKDKNPRWRYPSLRAMDPAWVESFFE from the coding sequence ATGCCTGAACAACCAATCATTTTTGAGGAGAAGGCGGCCGCCGGTGGCAAGCGCATTGGTGTCGCCATTCTCAATCAGCCCAAGGCGCTGAATTCGATTTCGCTGCCCATGATTCGTGATTTGGAGCGTCAGCTCGACGAGTGGGCGAAGGATGATGGTATCGCCGCCGTCTGGCTGGAAGGTGCTGGCGACAAGGCCTTTTGCGCGGGTGGCGACATCGTTGCGCTCTACCGCTCGATGACCGAGGGCAGCGCGGGGCCGGACGAGGGGGTGGCGTTCTTTACCGAGGAATATGCCCTCGACTACCAGATTCACACCTATCCCAAGCCTGTCGTCGCCTGGGGCCATGGTTTCGTCATGGGCGGCGGCGTGGGCCTTCTGGCCGGCGCCTCGCACCGGGTTGTCACCGAAAAATCCCGGGTGGCCATGCCGGAAGTGACCATCGGCCTCTATCCGGATGTGGGCGCAAGCTGGTTCCTGAATCACATGCCCGGGAAGTTGGGTCTCTTCATTGGTGTGACCGGTGTGCACCTCAACGCCGCGGATGCCTGCTACCTGGGTATGGCGGACCGAATGATCCGTAACGATCAGCGGGAGGCTGTTCTTGAGGGCTTGCTGGCTTCGACTGAATTGGCAACCAACGCCCACGCGGGGGTAACCCAGGTGTTGCGGACGTTCGAACGGGAGTCGGTGAGCGCGATGCCGTCGTCTGCCGTGCGGGAACGTCGCGACGCGATCCAGCAGTTGATGGATGCCGACGACCTGGCGACCCAGGTGGAGCGCATCGCCGCCTACGACGGCGATGACGAATGGTTCCAGCGCGCGTCGCAGACCGCGAAAACCGGTTCGCCCACCACCATGGCGATCCTCGAACGGCAGCTCCGTGAAACCCGGCTTGACGGCCTGAGAGCCGTCTTCGACAAGGAGCTGAACCTGTCGATTCGCTGCCTGCAGAAAGGTGAATTTGCCGAAGGCATCCGGGCATTGCTGATCGACAAGGACAAGAACCCTCGCTGGCGCTATCCGTCGCTGCGGGCGATGGATCCGGCGTGGGTGGAGAGCTTCTTCGAGTAG
- a CDS encoding TonB-dependent receptor codes for MNFGSRHPLSRGIKAVLGLSLMSTLPPVEAMESGAAKLDELVVVGTRTPTQISEVPGTVWVVEQEQLVEQVQAGKTLKQALGQLIPGLDVGPQGRTNYGQNMRGRSVLVMIDGVSLNSSRSVSRQFDSIDPFNIERIEVLSGATSLYGGGSTGGIINIITRKGESGGPHFTSQVGATSGFNDSDDLDTRVAQSVSGGTDRIQGRLGVALEKKGGQFDADGDQIKPDITQTDLQYNRSVDVTGNLGIELTSDQRLDITAQYYDSRYDGDRGLYLGEDFDAVTGVDRNAFAIRDGVDFDQEPATERYQVNLNYQAFDVLGHTFYAQAYTRSEEFSFHPFPYVKLNDSGAIRTGSYYSASKQNTDLSGMKLLLEREQDTWRFSYGADYSHETFDATQMLFDFDTAAETGGLVAQEADRVGRYPGITIDTFAPYFQAEKELTANWRISGGVRYERTWVEVDDFVDSDYQVMASQGLIGSAEAVPGGKNDYEEALFNLGTVYDLGGGQQVWANYSQGFELPDPAKFYGQGKYAMTGGEAVLVDSVNVEDSPLQAIKTDQVELGWRNSSEAWDAQVALYYAWSDKALSYDRDTLSVQVNEQKTRDYGVEASAVYRFAEYWEVGGTTHLTRSQQKVDGDWQDRAVTAASLSKVTGHVGWQDRLNQARLQGTRVIPLDDDAGQQIDGYTLFDLTGTRELPFGRLSLGISNLLDEDYSTIWGQRSVIFYSSYGPEEMFDYKGRGRTYTLTYTADY; via the coding sequence ATGAATTTCGGTTCCCGTCATCCGCTGTCCAGGGGTATTAAGGCCGTCCTGGGCCTATCGCTCATGAGCACGCTTCCGCCGGTCGAAGCGATGGAGTCAGGTGCAGCAAAACTGGATGAACTGGTAGTCGTCGGCACCCGTACCCCCACCCAAATCAGTGAGGTGCCGGGTACCGTATGGGTCGTCGAGCAGGAACAGCTTGTCGAACAGGTGCAGGCCGGCAAGACCCTGAAGCAGGCCCTGGGGCAGCTCATCCCCGGCCTCGACGTCGGGCCGCAGGGGCGCACCAACTACGGCCAGAATATGCGTGGTCGCAGTGTGCTGGTAATGATCGACGGTGTTTCCCTGAATTCGTCGCGCTCGGTCAGCCGCCAGTTCGACAGCATCGATCCGTTCAATATCGAGCGTATCGAAGTGCTCTCCGGCGCCACCTCCCTTTATGGCGGTGGCAGCACCGGTGGCATCATCAACATCATCACCAGGAAGGGCGAAAGCGGTGGTCCGCACTTTACGTCACAGGTGGGGGCAACCAGTGGCTTCAACGACAGCGACGACCTGGACACGCGGGTGGCGCAGTCTGTCAGCGGCGGCACCGACCGCATCCAGGGTCGGCTGGGCGTGGCGCTCGAAAAGAAGGGTGGCCAGTTCGATGCGGACGGCGACCAGATCAAACCAGATATCACCCAGACCGACCTGCAATACAACCGGTCGGTGGATGTCACCGGGAATCTCGGCATCGAACTGACTTCCGACCAGCGCCTGGACATTACGGCTCAGTATTACGACTCACGGTACGATGGCGATCGGGGGCTGTACCTGGGTGAGGATTTCGATGCGGTGACCGGCGTCGATCGCAATGCCTTTGCCATTCGCGACGGTGTGGATTTCGACCAGGAGCCCGCTACCGAGCGCTACCAGGTCAACCTGAACTACCAGGCCTTCGATGTACTGGGGCACACCTTCTACGCGCAGGCCTATACCCGTAGCGAAGAATTCAGCTTCCATCCGTTCCCGTACGTGAAGCTCAATGACAGCGGCGCGATCCGGACCGGCTCCTACTACTCCGCTTCCAAACAGAATACCGATCTCAGCGGTATGAAGCTGCTGCTGGAGCGCGAGCAGGACACATGGCGGTTCAGCTACGGTGCCGACTATTCTCATGAGACCTTCGACGCCACGCAAATGCTGTTCGACTTCGACACCGCTGCGGAAACCGGTGGTCTGGTGGCGCAGGAAGCCGACAGGGTTGGACGTTATCCAGGCATCACCATCGATACCTTCGCACCTTACTTCCAGGCGGAGAAAGAACTGACGGCCAATTGGCGGATAAGCGGTGGCGTACGCTACGAGCGCACCTGGGTCGAAGTCGATGACTTCGTCGACAGCGACTATCAGGTAATGGCTTCTCAGGGCCTTATCGGCAGCGCCGAGGCGGTGCCGGGCGGCAAGAACGACTACGAAGAGGCCCTGTTCAACCTGGGAACCGTCTACGACCTTGGGGGCGGCCAGCAGGTCTGGGCCAACTACAGCCAAGGCTTCGAACTGCCGGACCCGGCGAAATTCTACGGCCAGGGCAAATACGCTATGACAGGAGGAGAAGCGGTGTTGGTCGATAGCGTTAACGTCGAGGACTCGCCGCTCCAGGCCATCAAGACGGATCAGGTGGAGCTGGGCTGGCGCAATTCCAGCGAGGCCTGGGATGCCCAGGTGGCACTCTACTACGCCTGGTCGGACAAGGCGCTAAGCTATGACCGTGACACCCTCTCCGTTCAGGTAAACGAACAGAAAACCCGTGACTACGGCGTCGAGGCCAGCGCAGTCTACCGGTTTGCCGAGTACTGGGAGGTGGGCGGTACCACCCATCTGACACGATCCCAACAGAAGGTGGACGGCGACTGGCAAGACCGAGCAGTGACCGCCGCCAGCCTCTCCAAGGTGACCGGGCATGTCGGCTGGCAGGACCGACTCAACCAGGCGCGCCTGCAAGGCACACGCGTGATCCCCCTGGATGACGATGCCGGCCAGCAGATCGACGGCTACACCCTGTTCGATCTCACTGGAACGCGCGAATTGCCCTTCGGCCGCCTGTCACTCGGTATCAGCAATCTGCTGGACGAAGACTACTCCACCATCTGGGGCCAGCGCTCGGTGATCTTCTATTCCTCCTACGGGCCGGAAGAAATGTTCGATTACAAGGGTCGTGGACGGACCTACACGCTGACCTATACGGCAGACTATTGA
- the cynS gene encoding cyanase, with product MDKEMMTAKILEAKSTKGMTWEALASAIGLSPVFTTSACFGSNSMTEDKAMAVCETLGLDKEVADALQDCPYKSWDWSVPQDPLIYRFYEVTGVYGDTLKALIHEKFGDGIMSAIDFTMAVDKEENPAGDRVVVTMSGKFLPYKKW from the coding sequence ATGGATAAAGAAATGATGACTGCCAAGATCCTGGAGGCGAAATCTACCAAGGGCATGACCTGGGAGGCGTTGGCCAGCGCGATTGGCCTGTCGCCGGTATTCACGACCTCAGCCTGCTTTGGTTCCAACAGCATGACGGAGGACAAGGCCATGGCCGTGTGCGAGACCCTTGGGCTTGATAAAGAGGTCGCCGATGCGTTGCAGGACTGTCCATACAAGAGCTGGGACTGGAGCGTGCCGCAGGACCCGTTGATCTATCGTTTCTATGAAGTCACCGGGGTGTATGGCGATACCCTGAAGGCGTTGATTCACGAGAAATTTGGCGACGGCATCATGAGCGCGATCGATTTCACCATGGCGGTGGATAAAGAAGAGAATCCGGCGGGGGATCGGGTGGTGGTGACCATGAGTGGAAAGTTCTTGCCTTACAAGAAATGGTGA
- a CDS encoding CoA-acylating methylmalonate-semialdehyde dehydrogenase, whose protein sequence is MKKVPLFIEGEFCQSATNDWIDVTNPATNEVIAQVPCATEDEMQRAIANAGEVFKSWKETPVSERARLMMRYQALLKEHHDEIAEILSQETGKTFEDAKGDVWRGIEVVEHAANIPSLMMGETVENVAREIDTYSYTQPLGVCAGITPFNFPAMIPLWMFPMAIAAGNTFILKPSEQDPLTPTRLAELFEEAGAPKGVLQVIHGAKPQVDKLLTDPAIKAVSFVGSVPVGRYIYETGTRNMKRVQSFAGAKNHMVIMPDADKQQVISALVGASVGAAGQRCMAISVAVFVGEAQEWIPELKEAMAKVRPGAWNDSGASYGPVISGKAKDRIEQLIGQGEQEGARLLLDGRGCTVDGLPDGNWVGPTLFAGVKPEMSIYKEEIFGPVLSCMEVDSLGEAIDLVNQSPYGNGTSLFTSSGGAARRFQHDIDVGQVGINIPIPVPLPFFSFTGWKGSFYGDQHAYGKQAVKFYTETKTITARWFSSEAVSGPNFSIQMR, encoded by the coding sequence ATGAAAAAAGTGCCACTCTTCATCGAAGGCGAGTTCTGCCAGAGCGCCACCAACGACTGGATCGATGTCACCAACCCTGCCACCAACGAAGTGATTGCCCAGGTACCCTGCGCCACAGAAGACGAGATGCAGCGTGCCATCGCCAACGCTGGCGAGGTGTTCAAGAGCTGGAAGGAAACACCGGTTTCCGAGCGGGCGCGCCTGATGATGCGCTACCAGGCGCTGCTGAAGGAACACCACGACGAGATTGCCGAAATCCTGTCCCAGGAAACCGGCAAGACCTTCGAGGATGCCAAGGGCGATGTGTGGCGCGGTATCGAAGTGGTCGAACATGCGGCCAACATTCCGTCCCTGATGATGGGTGAAACTGTCGAGAACGTGGCCCGCGAGATCGATACCTATTCCTACACCCAGCCGCTGGGCGTTTGTGCCGGTATTACGCCGTTCAATTTCCCAGCGATGATCCCGCTGTGGATGTTCCCCATGGCTATTGCGGCCGGTAACACCTTTATCCTCAAGCCGTCCGAGCAGGATCCTCTGACACCGACCCGTCTGGCGGAACTGTTCGAGGAAGCCGGCGCACCCAAGGGCGTGCTGCAGGTGATCCATGGTGCCAAGCCTCAGGTAGACAAGCTGCTGACTGACCCGGCGATCAAGGCGGTCTCTTTCGTCGGTTCCGTGCCGGTTGGCCGCTATATCTATGAAACGGGCACCAGGAACATGAAGCGTGTCCAGAGCTTTGCCGGTGCCAAGAACCATATGGTGATCATGCCGGATGCCGACAAGCAGCAGGTGATCAGTGCTCTTGTGGGCGCCTCCGTTGGGGCGGCAGGTCAGCGCTGCATGGCGATTTCCGTGGCCGTGTTCGTCGGTGAGGCCCAGGAGTGGATTCCGGAATTGAAAGAAGCCATGGCCAAGGTTCGCCCGGGTGCCTGGAATGACTCCGGTGCCAGCTACGGGCCAGTGATCAGCGGCAAGGCCAAGGATCGCATCGAACAGTTGATCGGCCAGGGCGAGCAGGAAGGCGCACGCCTTCTCCTGGATGGCCGTGGGTGCACCGTGGACGGATTGCCGGATGGCAACTGGGTGGGGCCGACACTGTTCGCCGGCGTCAAGCCTGAGATGAGCATCTACAAGGAAGAAATCTTTGGGCCGGTCCTGAGCTGCATGGAGGTGGATTCCCTGGGTGAAGCGATCGATCTGGTCAACCAGAGCCCCTACGGCAACGGAACCTCCCTCTTTACCAGCTCAGGCGGAGCCGCCCGTCGCTTCCAGCACGATATCGACGTGGGCCAGGTCGGGATCAATATTCCCATCCCGGTACCCCTGCCGTTCTTCTCCTTCACCGGCTGGAAGGGCTCGTTCTACGGCGACCAGCATGCCTACGGCAAGCAGGCGGTGAAGTTCTATACCGAAACCAAGACCATCACCGCCCGCTGGTTCTCCAGTGAAGCGGTCTCCGGACCGAACTTCTCCATCCAGATGCGGTAA
- a CDS encoding AI-2E family transporter, whose amino-acid sequence MTETPDNNTDDYNGNNSKEQKGRKLLRQLASSGDLATPLYGIFILGVLYTLYVAHQIILPITLAVLTSLLMAPAVRGARRRWRIPRGVTALVLILGLLAGMAGIGWAVSKPVMKWIEKAPESMSRLLVGGGGGITASLEQVTKSARKVQEQMESLSEGDEPTKVVVQSNSWQQTLFTKVRNGLTGLALALALSYFLLVSGDSLIRNFVRQLPRNDQRMVLRVVRDSQSQIAQYLAVISTSNFLVGLLTGLMCWAVGLPSPAVWGLIAGLARFVPYLGVIGTIGLLAVISATTLDELWMMAVAPLGYLALTSLVGFFIEPYIHGFRMSINPVVIFLSIFFWGWLWGAIGVLMAVPLMTVIQVVLRQIPTLRPIYRVIAR is encoded by the coding sequence ATGACGGAAACGCCGGATAATAATACTGACGACTACAACGGCAATAACAGTAAGGAACAGAAAGGCAGAAAACTGCTCCGGCAGTTGGCATCCAGCGGTGATCTGGCGACACCTCTATACGGCATCTTTATCCTCGGTGTGCTCTACACCTTATACGTAGCGCACCAGATTATCCTGCCGATTACCCTTGCTGTACTCACCAGTCTCCTGATGGCTCCGGCGGTTCGTGGTGCGCGCCGTCGCTGGCGCATTCCGCGGGGCGTGACGGCGCTTGTTCTGATCCTTGGGCTGCTGGCCGGAATGGCCGGAATCGGCTGGGCCGTCTCCAAACCCGTGATGAAATGGATCGAGAAGGCCCCGGAAAGTATGTCCCGCTTGCTGGTTGGAGGCGGCGGCGGTATTACCGCAAGTCTGGAACAGGTCACCAAATCAGCCCGAAAAGTACAGGAGCAGATGGAAAGCCTCTCGGAAGGCGATGAGCCGACCAAGGTAGTGGTGCAATCCAACTCGTGGCAGCAGACCCTGTTCACTAAAGTCCGTAATGGCTTGACCGGTCTGGCACTGGCGTTGGCCCTAAGCTATTTCCTGTTGGTTAGCGGCGACAGTCTGATACGTAATTTCGTCAGGCAGCTTCCCCGCAATGATCAGCGCATGGTTTTGCGCGTTGTACGTGATTCCCAGAGCCAGATCGCCCAGTACCTGGCCGTGATCAGCACCAGCAACTTCCTGGTTGGCTTGCTGACCGGTTTGATGTGCTGGGCCGTGGGGCTGCCATCGCCGGCGGTTTGGGGGCTGATTGCCGGTCTCGCCCGCTTCGTACCCTATCTTGGCGTGATCGGCACTATTGGCTTACTGGCCGTAATTTCGGCGACCACCCTCGACGAGCTCTGGATGATGGCCGTTGCGCCATTGGGCTACCTGGCGCTCACATCGTTAGTGGGGTTCTTTATCGAGCCCTATATCCACGGCTTCCGTATGTCCATCAATCCTGTGGTGATTTTCCTGTCGATCTTCTTCTGGGGCTGGCTCTGGGGCGCTATCGGTGTGCTCATGGCGGTGCCGCTGATGACTGTTATCCAGGTGGTGCTGCGCCAGATTCCTACCTTAAGGCCGATCTATCGCGTTATCGCACGATAA
- a CDS encoding proline racemase family protein encodes MLDKPGNSKHRMRTIGLVDMQSGGDVSRIITRGVGHLPGGSVLEKMRYIQEHGDGFRRLLLSEPYGDPYMSLDLIVEPAHPKAQAGYIIMEAMGYPLYSGSNTICTAAAVLQSGIVPMEEGEQTLVLESPAGLAHVTAHNHNGRTHSVTTRCEPAYVAARNEVVDVPHYGKVRYDLVWSGAYFVLVDATEQGFKITADEMPAMAAFGHALVTAARPQVTQEHPELGAVGPLPFAHFMGPVDKVDDNGFRSRSATYVHPGVICRSPTGTGTSARMALMYEDGEIKDGQWLETVSPRGSSFVGTVLGPDTVAGYRAMNSTITGKAWTLARSEIVVDLDDPLVDATDLEDVLDTEPG; translated from the coding sequence ATGCTAGATAAACCCGGCAACTCCAAGCACCGGATGCGTACCATCGGCTTGGTGGACATGCAGTCCGGCGGCGATGTCAGTCGCATTATCACTCGTGGTGTTGGGCATCTTCCCGGCGGCTCGGTACTGGAGAAAATGCGTTATATTCAGGAGCACGGCGACGGTTTCCGCCGTTTGCTACTGTCAGAACCCTACGGCGATCCCTATATGTCGCTGGACCTGATCGTCGAGCCGGCCCACCCCAAGGCACAGGCTGGCTACATCATTATGGAAGCGATGGGGTATCCGTTGTATTCCGGTTCCAATACGATCTGCACGGCGGCTGCCGTATTGCAGAGCGGCATCGTGCCGATGGAAGAAGGTGAGCAGACGCTGGTTCTCGAATCACCCGCCGGTTTGGCGCATGTGACCGCTCACAACCATAACGGGCGCACGCACTCGGTCACGACACGTTGCGAGCCTGCCTATGTTGCGGCGCGCAACGAGGTGGTGGATGTCCCGCACTACGGCAAGGTGCGTTACGACCTGGTCTGGAGTGGCGCCTATTTTGTCCTGGTGGACGCGACCGAGCAGGGTTTTAAGATAACCGCGGATGAGATGCCGGCCATGGCTGCGTTCGGCCATGCCCTGGTTACCGCGGCCCGCCCCCAGGTGACCCAGGAACATCCGGAGCTGGGCGCGGTGGGGCCGCTGCCCTTTGCGCACTTCATGGGCCCGGTGGATAAAGTGGACGACAACGGCTTCCGTTCGAGGTCGGCCACCTACGTGCACCCCGGCGTAATCTGCCGCAGTCCGACGGGCACCGGGACATCGGCGCGGATGGCGCTGATGTATGAAGATGGCGAGATCAAGGACGGCCAGTGGCTGGAAACCGTCTCCCCCCGGGGCAGTTCGTTTGTCGGCACGGTTCTCGGCCCCGATACGGTTGCCGGATACCGGGCGATGAACAGCACGATCACCGGCAAGGCCTGGACTCTCGCACGTTCTGAGATCGTAGTGGATCTGGATGATCCGCTGGTGGATGCTACCGATCTTGAGGATGTCCTGGATACCGAGCCGGGTTAG
- the mmsB gene encoding 3-hydroxyisobutyrate dehydrogenase gives MANITFIGLGNMGGPMALNLLKAGHTVTVFDLSEDAMKTLEEAGAKTAPNIHDAAKGAECLITMLPAGEHVEAVYLGDDGLLNSLPSSTLVIDSSTIAPETARVVAERAVKQDIAFLDAPVSGGVGGAKAGTLTFICGGEEAAFERAKPILQDMGKNIFHAGPHGAGQVAKLCNNMLLAILMNGTCEALALGAKNGLDPAVLSEIMRQSSGGNWALNVYNPWPGVMEGVPASNDYQGGFLVDLMNKDLGLAFDNAVKNKAPIPMGSLARNLYALHGQQGNGRLDFSSIQRFYRGE, from the coding sequence ATGGCCAACATCACCTTTATCGGCCTGGGCAACATGGGCGGCCCTATGGCCCTCAACCTGCTCAAGGCCGGTCACACCGTCACCGTCTTCGACCTGTCCGAAGACGCCATGAAAACCCTGGAAGAGGCCGGCGCCAAGACGGCCCCGAATATCCACGATGCGGCCAAAGGCGCTGAGTGCCTGATCACCATGTTGCCGGCAGGGGAGCACGTCGAGGCGGTCTACCTGGGCGATGATGGTTTGTTGAACAGCCTGCCGTCTTCCACCCTGGTGATCGACTCGTCGACCATCGCACCCGAAACGGCGCGTGTCGTGGCCGAGCGTGCGGTCAAGCAGGACATTGCTTTCCTGGATGCGCCGGTATCCGGCGGTGTCGGTGGTGCCAAAGCGGGTACGCTGACGTTTATCTGCGGTGGCGAAGAAGCGGCCTTCGAGCGCGCCAAACCGATCCTGCAGGACATGGGCAAGAACATCTTCCACGCCGGTCCGCACGGCGCAGGGCAGGTGGCCAAGCTCTGCAACAACATGCTGCTGGCGATCCTGATGAACGGCACTTGCGAAGCTTTGGCCCTGGGCGCGAAGAACGGCCTGGATCCTGCCGTTCTGTCTGAAATCATGCGCCAGAGCTCCGGCGGCAACTGGGCGCTCAACGTCTATAACCCCTGGCCCGGTGTGATGGAAGGCGTACCTGCATCCAACGACTATCAGGGCGGTTTCCTTGTGGATCTGATGAACAAGGACCTGGGGCTGGCTTTCGACAATGCTGTGAAGAACAAGGCGCCCATTCCCATGGGTTCCCTTGCGCGCAACCTCTATGCGCTGCATGGGCAGCAGGGGAACGGTCGACTGGACTTTTCCAGTATCCAGCGTTTCTACCGGGGGGAGTGA
- a CDS encoding acyl-CoA dehydrogenase family protein, translated as MDFALNEDQLAYRDAARAFAEKAMAPHAAGWDIDHTFPVEVIREAGELGFCGIYTPETCGGMGLSRLDTSIIVEELAAACPSTAAYITIHNMATWMVAQFGSEAVKDAIAPRMASGEYLGSYCLTEPGAGSDAANLQTKAVRDDNGYRLTGSKVFISGAGATQMLVVMARTGVPDSGAKGISAFVVPANAEGIHYGKSEEKMGWHSQPTRQVSFDNVYVPAENRLGEEGEGFRIAMKGLDGGRLNIATCSLGGAQAALTRSRDYLHERSQFGQPLADFQALQFKLADMATDLVASRQMVRLAAWKLDHADPEARLYCAMAKRFATDACFDVCNQALQLHGGYGYIREYPLERYLRDLRVHQILEGTNEIMRLIIARRVLEAGVAEAIR; from the coding sequence ATGGATTTCGCGCTGAACGAAGACCAACTGGCATACCGTGATGCGGCCCGGGCCTTCGCCGAGAAGGCCATGGCGCCCCATGCCGCCGGCTGGGACATCGACCATACGTTTCCGGTGGAGGTGATCCGAGAAGCGGGCGAGCTCGGCTTCTGCGGCATCTACACACCTGAAACCTGCGGTGGCATGGGCCTGTCGCGGCTGGATACCTCGATCATCGTCGAGGAACTGGCCGCCGCCTGTCCGTCCACTGCCGCCTACATCACGATCCATAACATGGCCACCTGGATGGTGGCCCAATTCGGCTCCGAGGCGGTCAAGGATGCCATCGCCCCGCGCATGGCCAGTGGCGAGTACCTGGGGTCTTACTGCCTGACCGAACCGGGCGCGGGCTCGGATGCGGCCAACCTGCAGACCAAGGCGGTCCGGGACGATAACGGCTACCGGCTGACCGGCTCCAAGGTGTTCATCTCCGGCGCCGGTGCGACGCAGATGCTGGTGGTCATGGCACGGACCGGTGTGCCGGACAGCGGCGCCAAGGGCATTTCCGCCTTTGTGGTGCCGGCCAACGCCGAAGGCATTCACTACGGTAAGTCCGAAGAGAAGATGGGGTGGCATAGTCAGCCGACCCGTCAGGTCAGTTTCGATAATGTTTACGTACCGGCAGAAAACCGCCTGGGCGAGGAAGGTGAAGGCTTCCGTATCGCCATGAAAGGCCTGGATGGTGGCCGACTCAACATCGCGACCTGTTCCCTCGGCGGCGCCCAGGCGGCGCTGACCCGCTCCCGGGACTATCTCCACGAGCGCAGTCAGTTTGGTCAGCCATTGGCCGATTTCCAGGCGTTGCAGTTCAAGCTGGCGGACATGGCGACCGATCTGGTCGCGTCACGCCAGATGGTACGGTTGGCGGCCTGGAAACTGGATCACGCCGATCCCGAAGCCCGCCTCTACTGTGCCATGGCCAAGCGCTTCGCCACGGACGCCTGTTTCGACGTCTGTAACCAGGCGCTGCAGCTGCATGGTGGCTACGGTTATATCCGCGAGTATCCGCTGGAGCGTTACCTGCGTGACCTGCGGGTACACCAGATTCTTGAAGGCACCAACGAAATCATGCGACTGATCATCGCGCGCCGGGTCCTTGAGGCCGGCGTTGCGGAGGCAATTCGATAA